Part of the Helicobacter pylori NQ4053 genome, CATTGGCAAAAGCGCTCTTTTTTTGGTTGATTGCATAAAAAGTTAGGGCTTTTTGCATTTCTGTATCGCCTTGAGCGGTGTGCGTGTTTTTTAAATGATACTCCTCAATGGGGTGCAATAAATGGGCGTTGATGCTCTCAATCGTATTGTTTGCAAAAGCAAGCAAATTAGGGAATTTCGCCCCTTTAACTTCATCTTGATCAATAATAAAGCAATTCCCCCAGCGCTTAGGATTGAGCGTCGCATCAACATAAACAGGGCGATAATACCCACCGCCATCATGCAAATGCAAGACAGCATCCACGCTAGGCTTTGCAATCAAGGATTTGATTTCTTGGATAGTGGGGTATTCAGGGTCATTCTTGTCTAAAGCGGCAAATTTGCGGTTCATATCCCCATACAAGCCCCTATGATTTCTTAACATGGAAGGCTTATTCAATACGGGAACCACTTCCACCAAGCCTTTTAAAACGCTATAGTGCATTAAAAACAAATTAGTTGCATTAAACCCTCCAGGCTCATCGCCTTGAATCCCTGCTAAAAGCAACAAATGGGGGGCTTTGTCTCTGTCTTCTACATTTGTAGGGGCTTTTTCTATCATCTCTATCGCATGCAAAAACACCCAAGAATACAAGCCCCACACCAAAAGCCATATTTTTTTCATCCAATCTCTCTACTATTTAAAACTAAAAGATCGCTAATTATACCTAAAAACCTTTTTAAGGGTGTTTTTTAAAATTTCCATAAAAAAGGAACGAAAAATGCTTGTGAATGATCAATTCTATTTAAAAGGTTTTTTATGGATATTTTAAAAACTCTTCAAAAGCATTTGGGCGGTGTTGAAACAAGCGATTTTAAAACTAATGCGATAGAAAAATCCCAACAAATCGCCAAATTTAGTAGGGACATGAAAAATATAAACGAGAGCGTTGGAGCGTTACAAGTCTTGCAAATCGCTTGCAAAAAGCTTTTCAATAAGAGCATGGGTTTAGAAGATAAAGACGCTTTGCAAGCTTCTATCATCAAACAAGAATTGCGAGAAATTGTAGAAAATTGCCAGTTTTTAGCCTCCCCTTTGTTTGACACCCAGCTCAACATTGCAATCAATGATGAAGTTTTTTCCATGATTGTGGCTAATCCTTTGAATTTATTGGAAAATGTGGGCGAATTTCAAGCTTATTTGGAAGAAAAATTAAACGAAATTAAGGAATTATTAGGTTATTTGAGTGAAAGCCTTTCAAACCCTAAAGCCTTTACGCCAAGTTTTTCAAATAAAAACCTTAAAGATTTGTTGAACGATAACTTGAGGGCTTAAAATCTAGCCTTCTAGTTTAGAAAATTTGATTTTCCATAAGAAGAATGAGCCTAAAAACGCTATCACGAATAAGCCCACTAAATAATAGCCCAAGTCTGTAAATTCCAGGCTCTGTAGGGCGCTTAAAAGGCGGTTTTCAAATTTTAAATGGAGTTTCTCGCTAACGACTTGAAAAAGCTCAATCAACCCGATAAAAAGCGCGATAAACACGCTTAAGGCTGTAATGGAGATGTTGTAGTAGATTTTCCTTAAAGGGGTTTTGAACGCCCAATCATACGCCTTGAGCATGAACGCCCCATCTAATGTGTCAAACAAACTCATGCCAGCGGCAAAAAGAATGGGTAAAGAGAGCATGCCCACCACACTCACTTTAATCGCGCTGCTAGAGAGGGCCAAAAGCGCGATTTCACTAGCGGTATCAAAACCTAGCCCAAAAAGAAAACCCACAGGATAAATGTGCCACGACTTGGAAACGAAATTAAACAAGGGCTTAAAAAAGCGGTTGAGTAAGCCCCTACTCGTTAAAAGCCGTTCAATCTCTTCATTTTGTTGCTGGCTCAAGCTTTCATTAGAATGCGATTTTTTGAATATTTTTAATAAATCCAAGAGAATAATCGCATTCAATAGCCCTATAATGAGCAAGAAAAGCCCAGAAACTAAAGTCCCCACTACCCCCCCTATTTCTTCTAGCATCGGCGTGTGCTCTTTGGCCCAAGCGATCGCAAACGCGCTGATGATGGTCATTAAAATCACCACGC contains:
- a CDS encoding HoxN/HupN/NixA family nickel/cobalt transporter, coding for MKLWFPYFLAIVFLHALGLALLFMANNASFYAAASMAYMLGAKHAFDADHIACIDNTIRKLTQQGKNAYGVGFYFSMGHSSVVILMTIISAFAIAWAKEHTPMLEEIGGVVGTLVSGLFLLIIGLLNAIILLDLLKIFKKSHSNESLSQQQNEEIERLLTSRGLLNRFFKPLFNFVSKSWHIYPVGFLFGLGFDTASEIALLALSSSAIKVSVVGMLSLPILFAAGMSLFDTLDGAFMLKAYDWAFKTPLRKIYYNISITALSVFIALFIGLIELFQVVSEKLHLKFENRLLSALQSLEFTDLGYYLVGLFVIAFLGSFFLWKIKFSKLEG
- a CDS encoding flagellar FLiS export co-chaperone; protein product: MDILKTLQKHLGGVETSDFKTNAIEKSQQIAKFSRDMKNINESVGALQVLQIACKKLFNKSMGLEDKDALQASIIKQELREIVENCQFLASPLFDTQLNIAINDEVFSMIVANPLNLLENVGEFQAYLEEKLNEIKELLGYLSESLSNPKAFTPSFSNKNLKDLLNDNLRA
- the csd4 gene encoding DL-carboxypeptidase Csd4 gives rise to the protein MKKIWLLVWGLYSWVFLHAIEMIEKAPTNVEDRDKAPHLLLLAGIQGDEPGGFNATNLFLMHYSVLKGLVEVVPVLNKPSMLRNHRGLYGDMNRKFAALDKNDPEYPTIQEIKSLIAKPSVDAVLHLHDGGGYYRPVYVDATLNPKRWGNCFIIDQDEVKGAKFPNLLAFANNTIESINAHLLHPIEEYHLKNTHTAQGDTEMQKALTFYAINQKKSAFANEASKELPLASRVFYHLQAIEGLLNQLNIPFKRDFELNPNSVHALINDKSLWAKISSLPKMPLFNLRPKLNHFPLPHNTKIPQIPIESNAYIVGLVKNKQEVFLKYGNKLMTRLSPFYIEFDPSLEEVKMQIDNKDQMVKIGSVVEVKESFYIHAMDNIRANVIGFSVSNESKPNEMGYTIRFKDFQKRFSLDKQERIYRIEFYKNNAFSGMILVKFV